A region of Lagenorhynchus albirostris chromosome 20, mLagAlb1.1, whole genome shotgun sequence DNA encodes the following proteins:
- the MINK1 gene encoding misshapen-like kinase 1 isoform X13 produces the protein MGDPAPARSLDDIDLSALRDPAGIFELVEVVGNGTYGQVYKGRHVKTGQLAAIKVMDVTEDEEEEIKQEINMLKKYSHHRNIATYYGAFIKKSPPGNDDQLWLVMEFCGAGSVTDLVKNTKGNALKEDCIAYICREILRGLAHLHAHKVIHRDIKGQNVLLTENAEVKLVDFGVSAQLDRTVGRRNTFIGTPYWMAPEVIACDENPDATYDYRSDIWSLGITAIEMAEGAPPLCDMHPMRALFLIPRNPPPRLKSKKWSKKFIDFIDTCLIKTYLSRPPTEQLLKFPFIRDQPTERQVRIQLKDHIDRSRKKRGEKEETEYEYSGSEEEDDSHGEEGEPSSIMNVPGESTLRREFLRLQQENKSNSEALKQQQQLQQQQQRDPEAHIKHLLHQRQRRIEEQKEERRRVEEQQRREREQRKLQEKEQQRRREDMQALRREEERRQAEREQEYKRKQLEEQRQSERLQRQLQQEHAYLKSLQQQQQQILPGDRKPLYHYGRGINPADKPAWAREVEERTRMNKQQNSPLAKTKPGSTGPEPPVPQASPGPPGPLSQTPPMQRPVEPQEGPHKSLVAHRVPLKPYAAPVPRSQSLQDQPTRNLAAFPASHDPDPAVPAPTATPSARGGVVRQNSDPTSEGPGPSPNPPAWVRPDNEAPPKVPQRTSSIATALNTSGAGGSRPAQAVRASNPDLRRSDPGWERSDSVLPASHGHLPQAGSLERNRVGASKLDSSPVLSPGSKAKPDDHRSRPGRPADFVLLKERTLDEAPRPPKKAMDYSSSSEEVESSEDDEEESNGEPSEGSRDTPGGRSDGDTDSVSTMVVHDVEEIAGTQTPYGGGTMVVQRTPEEERSLLHADSNGYTNLPDVVQPSHSPTESSKGQSPPLKDGGSDYQSRGLVKAPGKSSFTMFVDLGIYQPGGSGDTIPITALVGGEGSRLDQLQYDVRKGSVVNVNPTNTRAHSETPEIRKYKKRFNSEILCAALWGVNLLVGTENGLMLLDRSGQGKVYGLIGRRRFQQMDVLEGLNLLITISGKRNKLRVYYLSWLRNKILHNDPEVEKKQGWTTVGDMEGCGHYRVVKYERIKFLVIALKNSVEVYAWAPKPYHKFMAFKSFADLPHRPLLVDLTVEEGQRLKVIYGSSAGFHAVDVDSGNSYDIYIPVHIQSQITPHAIIFLPNTDGMEMLLCYEDEGVYVNTYGRIIKDVVLQWGEMPTSVAYICSNQIMGWGEKAIEIRSVETGHLDGVFMHKRAQRLKFLCERNDKVFFASVRSGGSSQVYFMTLNRNCIMNW, from the exons gaCCCTGCTGGAATCTTTGAGCTGGTGGAGGTGGTCGGCAATGGAACCTACGGGCAGGTGTACAAG GGTCGGCATGTCAAGACCGGGCAGCTGGCTGCCATCAAGGTCATGGATGTCACGGAG GATGAGGAGGAAGAGATCAAGCAGGAGATCAACATGTTGAAAAAATACTCTCACCACCGCAACATCGCCACCTACTACGGGGCCTTCATCAAGAAGAGCCCCCCTGGGAACGACGACCAGCTCTGG CTGGTGATGGAGTTCTGTGGTGCTGGTTCTGTGACAGACCTGGTGAAGAACACGAAAGGGAACGCCCTGAAGGAGGACTGTATCGCCTACATCTGCAGGGAGATTCTCCGG ggtCTGGCCCATCTCCACGCCCACAAGGTGATCCACCGAGACATCAAGGGGCAGAATGTGCTACTGACAGAGAATGCCGAGGTCAAGCTAG TGGATTTCGGGGTGAGCGCGCAGCTGGACCGCACCGTGGGCAGGCGGAACACTTTCATCGGGACCCCCTACTGGATGGCCCCCGAGGTCATCGCTTGCGATGAGAACCCTGATGCCACCTACGATTACAGG AGTGACATTTGGTCTTTAGGAATCACAGCCATCGAGATGGCAGAGGGAGCCCCCC CTCTGTGTGACATGCACCCCATGCGAGCCCTCTTCCTCATCCCCCGGAACCCGCCACCCAGGCTCAAGTCCAAGAAATG GTCTAAGAAGTTCATCGACTTCATTGACACGTGTCTCATCAAGACTTACCTGAGCCGCCCACCGACGGAGCAGCTGCTCAAGTTCCCGTTCATCCGCGACCAGCCCACCGAGCGGCAGGTCCGCATCCAGCTCAAGGACCACATCGACCGATCCCGGAAGAAACGAGGCGAGAAAG AGGAGACAGAATATGAGTACAGTGGCAGCGAAGAGGAAGACGACAGCcatggagaggaaggagagccAAG CTCCATCATGAATGTGCCGGGGGAGTCGACCCTCCGCCGGGAATTCCTCCGGCTCCAGCAGGAGAACAAGAGCAACTCTGAGGCtttaaagcagcagcagcagctgcagcagcagcaacagcgaGACCCAGAGGCGCACATCAAGCACCTGCTGCACCAGCGGCAGCGACGCATAGAGGAGCAGAAGGAAGAGCGGCGGCGGGttgaggag CAACAGCGGCGGGAGCGGGAGCAGCGGAAGCTGCAGGAGAAGGAGCAGCAGCGGCGGCGCGAGGACATGCAGGCCCTGCGGCGGGAGGAGGAGAGGCGGCAGGCCGAGCGGGAGCAG GAATACAAGAGGAAGCAGCTGGAGGAGCAGCGGCAGTCGGAGCGCCTGCAGAGGCAGCTGCAGCAGGAGCACGCCTACCTCAAGTCCctgcagcagcaacagcagcagatcCTGCCCGGGGACAGGAAGCCCCTGTATCATTACGGTCGGGGCATTAACCCTGCTGACAAACCGGCCTGGGCCCGAGAG GTAGAAGAGAGAACGAGGATGAACAAGCAGCAGAACTCTCCCTTGGCCAAGACCAAGCCAGGCAGCACAGGGCCTGAGCCCCCCgtcccccaggcctcccctgggCCCCCAGGACCCCTTTCCCAAACTCCTCCTATGCAGAGGCCGGTGGAGCCCCAGGAGGGACCACACAAG AGCCTGGTGGCACACCGGGTCCCACTGAAGCCATATGCAGCGCCTGTACCCCGATCCCAGTCCCTGCAGGACCAGCCCACCCGAAACCTGGCTGCCTTCCCAGCCTCACATGACCCCGACCCCGCCGTGCCCGCACCCACTGCCACGCCTAGTGCCCGAGGAGGCGTCGTCCGCCAGAACTCAGACCCCACTTCCGAAGGGCCTGGCCCCAGCCCGAACCCCCCAGCCTGGGTCCGGCCTGATAATGAGGCCCCTCCCAAG gTGCCTCAGAGGACCTCATCTATCGCCACTGCCCTTAACACCAGTGGGGCTGGAGGGTCCCGGCCAGCCCAGGCTGTCCGTGCCAG TAATCCTGACCTCAGGAGGAGCGACCCTGGCTGGGAGCGCTCGGACAGCGTCCTCCCCGCCTCTCACGGGCACCTCCCCCAGGCTGGCTCACTGGAGCGGAACCGGGTGGGAG CCTCCAAACTGGACAGCTCCCCCGTGCTCTCCCCTGGGAGCAAAGCCAAGCCCGATGACCACCGCTCGCGGCCAGGCCGGCCCGCA GATTTTGTGTTGCTGAAAGAGCGGACCCTGGACGAGGCCCCCCGGCCTCCCAAGAAGGCCATGGACTACTCGTCGTCCAGCGAGGAGGTGGAGAGCAGCGAGGACGACGAGGAGGAGAGCAACGGCGAACCGTCGGAGGGGAGCAGAGATACCCCTGGGGGCCG CAGCGATGGAGACACAGACAGTGTCAGCACCATGGTGGTCCATGACGTGGAGGAGATAGCCGGGACCCAGACCCCCTATGGGGGTGGCACCATGGTGGTCCAGCGC ACCCCTGAAGAGGAGCGAAGCCTGCTGCATGCTGATAGCAACGGTTACACGAACCTGCCAGATGTGGTCCAGCCCAGCCACTCGCCCACCGAGAGCAGCAAAGGTCAAAGCCCCCCCTTGAAGGATGGAGGCAGTGAT TACCAGTCTCGTGGGCTGGTAAAGGCCCCTGGCAAGAGCTCGTTCACGATGTTTGTGGACCTGGGGATCTACCAGCCTGGAGGCAGTGGGGACACCATCCCCATCACAG CCCTGGTGGGTGGAGAGGGCAGTCGGCTCGATCAGCTGCAGTATGACGTGAGGAAAGGCTCTGTGGTCAACGTGAACCCCACCAACACCCGGGCCCACAGCGAAACCCCCGAGATTCGGAAGTACAAGAAGCGGTTCAATTCCGAGATCCTCTGTGCGGCCCTTTGGG GGGTCAACCTGCTGGTGGGCACGGAGAACGGGCTGATGTTGCTGGACCGAAGTGGGCAGGGCAAGGTGTATGGACTCATCGGGCGGCGACGCTTCCAGCAAATGGATGTGCTGGAGGGACTCAACTTGCTCATCACCATCTCAG ggaaaaggaacaaactgCGGGTATATTATTTGTCCTGGCTCCGGAACAAGATCCTGCACAATGACCCAGAAGTGGAGAAGAAGCAGGGCTGGACCACTGTGGGGGACATGGAGGGCTGCGGGCACTACCGTGTTG TGAAATATGAACGCATCAAATTCCTGGTCATCGCCCTGAAGAACTCTGTGGAGGTGTATGCTTGGGCCCCCAAACCTTACCACAAATTCATGGCTTTCAAG TCCTTTGCTGACCTCCCACACCGCCCTTTGCTGGTGGACCTGACGGTAGAGGAGGGACAGAGGCTCAAGGTCATCTATGGCTCCAGCGCCGGCTTCCATGCTGTGGATGTCGACTCGGGGAACAGCTATGACATCTACATCCCTGTGCAC ATCCAGAGCCAGATCACGCCCCACGccatcatcttcctccccaacacGGATGGCATGGAGATGCTGCTGTGCTACGAGGATGAGGGCGTCTATGTCAACACGTATGGGCGGATCATTAAGGACGTGGTGCTGCAGTGGGGAGAGATGCCCACCTCTGTGG CCTATATCTGCTCCAACCAGATCATGGGCTGGGGTGAGAAAGCCATTGAGATCCGCTCCGTGGAGACGGGCCACCTAGACGGGGTCTTCATGCACAAACGAGCCCAGAGGCTCAAGTTCCTGTGTGAGCGGAATGACAAG GTGTTTTTTGCCTCAGTCCGCTCCGGGGGCAGCAGCCAAGTTTACTTCATGACCCTGAACCGTAACTGCATCATGAACTGGTGA
- the MINK1 gene encoding misshapen-like kinase 1 isoform X10, which yields MGDPAPARSLDDIDLSALRDPAGIFELVEVVGNGTYGQVYKGRHVKTGQLAAIKVMDVTEDEEEEIKQEINMLKKYSHHRNIATYYGAFIKKSPPGNDDQLWLVMEFCGAGSVTDLVKNTKGNALKEDCIAYICREILRGLAHLHAHKVIHRDIKGQNVLLTENAEVKLVDFGVSAQLDRTVGRRNTFIGTPYWMAPEVIACDENPDATYDYRSDIWSLGITAIEMAEGAPPLCDMHPMRALFLIPRNPPPRLKSKKWSKKFIDFIDTCLIKTYLSRPPTEQLLKFPFIRDQPTERQVRIQLKDHIDRSRKKRGEKEETEYEYSGSEEEDDSHGEEGEPSSIMNVPGESTLRREFLRLQQENKSNSEALKQQQQLQQQQQRDPEAHIKHLLHQRQRRIEEQKEERRRVEEQQRREREQRKLQEKEQQRRREDMQALRREEERRQAEREQEYKRKQLEEQRQSERLQRQLQQEHAYLKSLQQQQQQILPGDRKPLYHYGRGINPADKPAWAREVEERTRMNKQQNSPLAKTKPGSTGPEPPVPQASPGPPGPLSQTPPMQRPVEPQEGPHKSLVAHRVPLKPYAAPVPRSQSLQDQPTRNLAAFPASHDPDPAVPAPTATPSARGGVVRQNSDPTSEGPGPSPNPPAWVRPDNEAPPKVPQRTSSIATALNTSGAGGSRPAQAVRASNPDLRRSDPGWERSDSVLPASHGHLPQAGSLERNRVGASKLDSSPVLSPGSKAKPDDHRSRPGRPADFVLLKERTLDEAPRPPKKAMDYSSSSEEVESSEDDEEESNGEPSEGSRDTPGGRSDGDTDSVSTMVVHDVEEIAGTQTPYGGGTMVVQRTPEEERSLLHADSNGYTNLPDVVQPSHSPTESSKGQSPPLKDGGSDYQSRGLVKAPGKSSFTMFVDLGIYQPGGSGDTIPITALVGGEGSRLDQLQYDVRKGSVVNVNPTNTRAHSETPEIRKYKKRFNSEILCAALWGVNLLVGTENGLMLLDRSGQGKVYGLIGRRRFQQMDVLEGLNLLITISGKRNKLRVYYLSWLRNKILHNDPEVEKKQGWTTVGDMEGCGHYRVVKYERIKFLVIALKNSVEVYAWAPKPYHKFMAFKSFADLPHRPLLVDLTVEEGQRLKVIYGSSAGFHAVDVDSGNSYDIYIPVHVSLAGLRTDWGHQSVPQTWGLQPTFSSQIQSQITPHAIIFLPNTDGMEMLLCYEDEGVYVNTYGRIIKDVVLQWGEMPTSVAYICSNQIMGWGEKAIEIRSVETGHLDGVFMHKRAQRLKFLCERNDKVFFASVRSGGSSQVYFMTLNRNCIMNW from the exons gaCCCTGCTGGAATCTTTGAGCTGGTGGAGGTGGTCGGCAATGGAACCTACGGGCAGGTGTACAAG GGTCGGCATGTCAAGACCGGGCAGCTGGCTGCCATCAAGGTCATGGATGTCACGGAG GATGAGGAGGAAGAGATCAAGCAGGAGATCAACATGTTGAAAAAATACTCTCACCACCGCAACATCGCCACCTACTACGGGGCCTTCATCAAGAAGAGCCCCCCTGGGAACGACGACCAGCTCTGG CTGGTGATGGAGTTCTGTGGTGCTGGTTCTGTGACAGACCTGGTGAAGAACACGAAAGGGAACGCCCTGAAGGAGGACTGTATCGCCTACATCTGCAGGGAGATTCTCCGG ggtCTGGCCCATCTCCACGCCCACAAGGTGATCCACCGAGACATCAAGGGGCAGAATGTGCTACTGACAGAGAATGCCGAGGTCAAGCTAG TGGATTTCGGGGTGAGCGCGCAGCTGGACCGCACCGTGGGCAGGCGGAACACTTTCATCGGGACCCCCTACTGGATGGCCCCCGAGGTCATCGCTTGCGATGAGAACCCTGATGCCACCTACGATTACAGG AGTGACATTTGGTCTTTAGGAATCACAGCCATCGAGATGGCAGAGGGAGCCCCCC CTCTGTGTGACATGCACCCCATGCGAGCCCTCTTCCTCATCCCCCGGAACCCGCCACCCAGGCTCAAGTCCAAGAAATG GTCTAAGAAGTTCATCGACTTCATTGACACGTGTCTCATCAAGACTTACCTGAGCCGCCCACCGACGGAGCAGCTGCTCAAGTTCCCGTTCATCCGCGACCAGCCCACCGAGCGGCAGGTCCGCATCCAGCTCAAGGACCACATCGACCGATCCCGGAAGAAACGAGGCGAGAAAG AGGAGACAGAATATGAGTACAGTGGCAGCGAAGAGGAAGACGACAGCcatggagaggaaggagagccAAG CTCCATCATGAATGTGCCGGGGGAGTCGACCCTCCGCCGGGAATTCCTCCGGCTCCAGCAGGAGAACAAGAGCAACTCTGAGGCtttaaagcagcagcagcagctgcagcagcagcaacagcgaGACCCAGAGGCGCACATCAAGCACCTGCTGCACCAGCGGCAGCGACGCATAGAGGAGCAGAAGGAAGAGCGGCGGCGGGttgaggag CAACAGCGGCGGGAGCGGGAGCAGCGGAAGCTGCAGGAGAAGGAGCAGCAGCGGCGGCGCGAGGACATGCAGGCCCTGCGGCGGGAGGAGGAGAGGCGGCAGGCCGAGCGGGAGCAG GAATACAAGAGGAAGCAGCTGGAGGAGCAGCGGCAGTCGGAGCGCCTGCAGAGGCAGCTGCAGCAGGAGCACGCCTACCTCAAGTCCctgcagcagcaacagcagcagatcCTGCCCGGGGACAGGAAGCCCCTGTATCATTACGGTCGGGGCATTAACCCTGCTGACAAACCGGCCTGGGCCCGAGAG GTAGAAGAGAGAACGAGGATGAACAAGCAGCAGAACTCTCCCTTGGCCAAGACCAAGCCAGGCAGCACAGGGCCTGAGCCCCCCgtcccccaggcctcccctgggCCCCCAGGACCCCTTTCCCAAACTCCTCCTATGCAGAGGCCGGTGGAGCCCCAGGAGGGACCACACAAG AGCCTGGTGGCACACCGGGTCCCACTGAAGCCATATGCAGCGCCTGTACCCCGATCCCAGTCCCTGCAGGACCAGCCCACCCGAAACCTGGCTGCCTTCCCAGCCTCACATGACCCCGACCCCGCCGTGCCCGCACCCACTGCCACGCCTAGTGCCCGAGGAGGCGTCGTCCGCCAGAACTCAGACCCCACTTCCGAAGGGCCTGGCCCCAGCCCGAACCCCCCAGCCTGGGTCCGGCCTGATAATGAGGCCCCTCCCAAG gTGCCTCAGAGGACCTCATCTATCGCCACTGCCCTTAACACCAGTGGGGCTGGAGGGTCCCGGCCAGCCCAGGCTGTCCGTGCCAG TAATCCTGACCTCAGGAGGAGCGACCCTGGCTGGGAGCGCTCGGACAGCGTCCTCCCCGCCTCTCACGGGCACCTCCCCCAGGCTGGCTCACTGGAGCGGAACCGGGTGGGAG CCTCCAAACTGGACAGCTCCCCCGTGCTCTCCCCTGGGAGCAAAGCCAAGCCCGATGACCACCGCTCGCGGCCAGGCCGGCCCGCA GATTTTGTGTTGCTGAAAGAGCGGACCCTGGACGAGGCCCCCCGGCCTCCCAAGAAGGCCATGGACTACTCGTCGTCCAGCGAGGAGGTGGAGAGCAGCGAGGACGACGAGGAGGAGAGCAACGGCGAACCGTCGGAGGGGAGCAGAGATACCCCTGGGGGCCG CAGCGATGGAGACACAGACAGTGTCAGCACCATGGTGGTCCATGACGTGGAGGAGATAGCCGGGACCCAGACCCCCTATGGGGGTGGCACCATGGTGGTCCAGCGC ACCCCTGAAGAGGAGCGAAGCCTGCTGCATGCTGATAGCAACGGTTACACGAACCTGCCAGATGTGGTCCAGCCCAGCCACTCGCCCACCGAGAGCAGCAAAGGTCAAAGCCCCCCCTTGAAGGATGGAGGCAGTGAT TACCAGTCTCGTGGGCTGGTAAAGGCCCCTGGCAAGAGCTCGTTCACGATGTTTGTGGACCTGGGGATCTACCAGCCTGGAGGCAGTGGGGACACCATCCCCATCACAG CCCTGGTGGGTGGAGAGGGCAGTCGGCTCGATCAGCTGCAGTATGACGTGAGGAAAGGCTCTGTGGTCAACGTGAACCCCACCAACACCCGGGCCCACAGCGAAACCCCCGAGATTCGGAAGTACAAGAAGCGGTTCAATTCCGAGATCCTCTGTGCGGCCCTTTGGG GGGTCAACCTGCTGGTGGGCACGGAGAACGGGCTGATGTTGCTGGACCGAAGTGGGCAGGGCAAGGTGTATGGACTCATCGGGCGGCGACGCTTCCAGCAAATGGATGTGCTGGAGGGACTCAACTTGCTCATCACCATCTCAG ggaaaaggaacaaactgCGGGTATATTATTTGTCCTGGCTCCGGAACAAGATCCTGCACAATGACCCAGAAGTGGAGAAGAAGCAGGGCTGGACCACTGTGGGGGACATGGAGGGCTGCGGGCACTACCGTGTTG TGAAATATGAACGCATCAAATTCCTGGTCATCGCCCTGAAGAACTCTGTGGAGGTGTATGCTTGGGCCCCCAAACCTTACCACAAATTCATGGCTTTCAAG TCCTTTGCTGACCTCCCACACCGCCCTTTGCTGGTGGACCTGACGGTAGAGGAGGGACAGAGGCTCAAGGTCATCTATGGCTCCAGCGCCGGCTTCCATGCTGTGGATGTCGACTCGGGGAACAGCTATGACATCTACATCCCTGTGCACGTAAGCTTGGCAGGGCTGCGGACAGACTGGGGCCACCAGTCTGTGCCCCAGACTTGGGGCCTCCAGCCCACCTTCTCCTCCCAGATCCAGAGCCAGATCACGCCCCACGccatcatcttcctccccaacacGGATGGCATGGAGATGCTGCTGTGCTACGAGGATGAGGGCGTCTATGTCAACACGTATGGGCGGATCATTAAGGACGTGGTGCTGCAGTGGGGAGAGATGCCCACCTCTGTGG CCTATATCTGCTCCAACCAGATCATGGGCTGGGGTGAGAAAGCCATTGAGATCCGCTCCGTGGAGACGGGCCACCTAGACGGGGTCTTCATGCACAAACGAGCCCAGAGGCTCAAGTTCCTGTGTGAGCGGAATGACAAG GTGTTTTTTGCCTCAGTCCGCTCCGGGGGCAGCAGCCAAGTTTACTTCATGACCCTGAACCGTAACTGCATCATGAACTGGTGA